The bacterium genome has a window encoding:
- a CDS encoding peptide chain release factor-like protein gives MRHKIRDIRIEYYRSRGPGGQRKNKKETAVRIRHIPTGITAIATESRSQARNRQLALKRLNERLERLKRKKKRRIPTKISVSTKERILKEKRLRSEKKKLRHKIIVEG, from the coding sequence ATGAGACACAAAATTCGAGACATCAGGATAGAATATTATAGGAGCAGGGGACCAGGCGGTCAAAGGAAGAATAAGAAGGAAACAGCGGTTCGAATCCGCCATATTCCCACAGGGATAACAGCAATTGCCACTGAGTCTCGTTCCCAGGCGAGAAATCGACAGCTTGCTCTGAAAAGACTTAACGAGAGATTGGAACGGTTAAAAAGGAAAAAGAAACGAAGAATTCCCACTAAAATATCAGTTTCGACAAAGGAGCGAATCCTCAAAGAGAAGCGGTTAAGGTCTGAAAAAAAGAAACTGCGACATAAAATAATAGTAGAAGGGTGA
- a CDS encoding secondary thiamine-phosphate synthase enzyme YjbQ, whose product MKSYTEHLWFNTKNRREFINITPQVEEAVRKSGVKEGLCLVNAMHITASVFINDDESGLHQDFSEWLEKFAPYGKEKYKHNLAGEDNGDAHLKRTIMGREVVVAITKGKLDFGPWEQIFYGEFDGQRRKRVLIKIIGE is encoded by the coding sequence ATGAAATCTTATACGGAACACCTTTGGTTTAATACAAAAAATAGGCGCGAATTCATAAACATAACTCCGCAGGTTGAAGAAGCTGTGAGAAAAAGCGGGGTGAAAGAAGGTCTTTGCCTTGTCAATGCCATGCACATTACGGCAAGCGTATTTATTAATGATGATGAAAGTGGTTTACATCAGGATTTCAGTGAATGGCTGGAAAAATTTGCTCCCTATGGAAAAGAAAAGTATAAGCACAATTTGGCCGGAGAAGATAATGGAGATGCTCATTTGAAACGGACTATTATGGGCAGGGAGGTAGTGGTTGCCATAACCAAGGGGAAATTAGATTTTGGACCATGGGAACAGATTTTTTATGGGGAATTTGACGGTCAAAGAAGAAAAAGAGTTCTAATCAAGATTATAGGTGAGTAG
- a CDS encoding ferredoxin: MKATVDKELCTGCGVCTDTCPEVFVLDDDTAKVIVNEVPEGAKESCKEAAESCPVDAISIEE; the protein is encoded by the coding sequence ATGAAAGCAACTGTTGACAAGGAATTGTGTACTGGCTGTGGAGTCTGCACTGATACTTGTCCGGAAGTGTTTGTGCTCGATGATGATACAGCCAAGGTCATTGTGAACGAAGTTCCTGAAGGAGCAAAAGAATCCTGTAAGGAAGCTGCCGAAAGCTGTCCCGTTGACGCAATAAGTATCGAGGAATAG
- a CDS encoding DUF2284 domain-containing protein, which produces MEKDLQSLCKFAKKSGAVNAKVISVDTVVTAPWVRLKCQYGCDGYGECLTCPPYSPTPEKTREVLKQFRKAILIHGDDYTDIRGIVAKLERKAFLSGYYKAYGMGAGPCDLCNTCNVNKTCKKPYEARPSMEASGIDVYQTARNNGYKIEVLKSDDCKGNYFGLVLIL; this is translated from the coding sequence ATGGAGAAAGATCTTCAGTCTTTATGTAAATTTGCCAAAAAATCGGGAGCGGTTAATGCCAAAGTAATCTCCGTTGACACTGTTGTCACTGCTCCCTGGGTAAGGCTGAAGTGCCAGTACGGATGCGACGGTTACGGAGAATGTCTTACCTGCCCTCCGTATTCGCCCACGCCGGAGAAAACCAGGGAAGTACTGAAACAATTCAGGAAGGCAATTTTAATCCATGGTGATGACTATACGGATATCAGGGGAATAGTGGCCAAGTTAGAAAGGAAAGCATTTCTTTCAGGCTATTATAAAGCCTATGGCATGGGGGCAGGGCCATGCGATCTATGTAATACGTGTAACGTTAATAAAACCTGCAAGAAACCATATGAAGCAAGGCCTTCAATGGAAGCGTCCGGGATAGATGTTTACCAGACTGCCAGAAACAATGGCTACAAGATAGAAGTGCTCAAGAGCGACGATTGTAAAGGCAACTATTTTGGACTTGTTCTGATACTTTAA
- a CDS encoding efflux RND transporter permease subunit, translating into MSLFESAIKRAVTYTMVFIAIGVLGIVSLLRLKPELLPDITFPTAAVIVNYSGVGPEDIETLIVRPVEESVATINRVKEIRSTCREGVGTTIIDFEWGTDMDVAVSDIRERVSLVKHQLPEDAEEPIIFKFDPSMMPILFVGLSGDLSSDQMREIAEDKVEPRLERIDGVAVADTHGGLEREIQVRLDRRRMEAFGLSIEKVVGAVRDENLNLPGGDIKEERTEYLIRTLGEFRSVDEIENIVVATRETTPIYLRDVAVVEDSFKEREREMRLNGKPSVLVLIQKRTQANTVETAARVKEEISRLNRELPGGVRIEIIMDQSEFIKKSIINLSNVAVQGGILAVLVLLFFLRSLRTTIIIALSIPFSIVACFVALDFAGLTLNMMSLGGLALAVGLLVDNSIVVLENIFRHRQEGEPAKEGAIWGTREVAMPIVASTLTTIAVFLPIFFVPGIAGVLFREQALTVTLSLTVSLFVAMTLIPLLASRLIVVRADNPSGKMTSKIYRLVGNWFDRLQNRYEKLLNWCLDHRKLTIMAVGGLFLISLTLVWPLHLVGTEFMPKLDQGRIEINLELPVGSRLEATEEVVNKVEKIVQSNTPELEYVRSRIGTGMGFGGGRAGAHTAQVALELVDLKERKRSQWEIMAMLREKLKNIPGVRMNLGGGRGGRMMMGLAGSPISIEIYGYDFAKAKELSQQVKEIVQGAPGAVDVETDFEEAKPEFQIYVDRKRASALGLNVSSIANTIQSSIYGEVATQFRERGEEYPILVRLKESDRKDIEDIKNIPIFTSQGKRIPLGTLVEMRPAKGPVTINRKMQERLITVSADYEGRDLGAVVRDISGKLKNIVVPRDFSIVMAGEAKEQRESFMWLGIALLGAIFLVYMVMASQFESLLDPFIVMFTFPLAIIGVVWLLFFSHTTFNIIAFIGVIMLSGIAVNNGIVLVDYINLLRARGLELRQAIIQGGRTRIRPVLMTALTTILAMSPMALGIGEGAELRFPLARAVVGGLIVATFFTLVFIPVLYSIFETRIARRKNARSRR; encoded by the coding sequence ATGAGCCTTTTCGAATCAGCAATCAAAAGAGCCGTAACATATACGATGGTGTTCATCGCTATTGGTGTCTTAGGAATAGTTTCACTTCTAAGATTAAAACCCGAACTTTTGCCCGATATCACCTTTCCCACAGCAGCGGTCATAGTTAACTATAGCGGGGTCGGCCCGGAGGATATTGAGACGTTGATTGTCCGTCCCGTAGAGGAATCTGTGGCCACAATAAACCGTGTAAAGGAAATACGCTCTACCTGCCGCGAGGGAGTTGGCACAACAATCATAGATTTTGAATGGGGCACAGACATGGACGTGGCTGTCTCTGACATAAGGGAAAGGGTAAGCCTTGTTAAACACCAGCTTCCCGAGGACGCAGAGGAGCCCATAATATTCAAATTTGACCCGTCGATGATGCCCATTCTCTTTGTTGGACTTTCGGGAGATTTGAGCTCTGATCAGATGAGGGAGATTGCCGAGGATAAAGTCGAGCCCAGACTGGAAAGGATAGATGGCGTGGCCGTGGCTGACACGCACGGCGGGCTGGAAAGGGAGATTCAGGTTCGGCTTGACCGCAGGCGAATGGAGGCCTTTGGGCTTTCCATTGAAAAGGTGGTAGGCGCTGTCAGGGACGAAAACCTTAATCTGCCCGGTGGGGACATAAAAGAGGAACGTACCGAATATCTCATAAGGACGTTAGGTGAGTTTCGTTCGGTCGACGAAATTGAAAATATTGTTGTGGCTACAAGAGAAACCACGCCTATCTATCTCCGTGACGTGGCTGTGGTTGAGGACAGTTTCAAGGAAAGAGAGAGAGAAATGAGGCTGAACGGCAAGCCTTCCGTACTGGTTCTTATCCAGAAGCGCACCCAGGCTAATACAGTGGAGACTGCCGCTAGGGTAAAAGAAGAGATAAGTCGCTTGAATAGAGAGCTTCCCGGAGGAGTGCGCATTGAAATAATTATGGACCAGTCTGAGTTTATCAAGAAGTCAATAATAAATTTGTCAAATGTTGCCGTTCAGGGGGGGATTCTTGCAGTGCTTGTATTGCTCTTTTTCCTCCGTTCTTTGAGGACCACTATTATCATCGCTCTTTCTATTCCCTTTTCCATAGTTGCCTGTTTTGTTGCTCTCGATTTCGCCGGGTTGACGCTCAATATGATGTCTCTGGGAGGGTTGGCCTTAGCAGTGGGACTTCTCGTGGATAATTCTATTGTTGTTCTGGAGAACATCTTCCGGCACCGGCAAGAAGGAGAGCCAGCAAAAGAGGGTGCCATATGGGGAACCAGGGAAGTCGCTATGCCTATTGTAGCATCCACACTCACCACAATTGCTGTATTTCTTCCCATATTTTTCGTTCCCGGGATTGCCGGCGTGTTGTTCAGAGAGCAAGCTCTTACCGTTACTCTTTCCCTCACAGTCTCATTATTTGTCGCCATGACTCTAATTCCGCTTCTTGCCTCCAGACTTATTGTCGTCAGGGCCGATAATCCATCTGGAAAAATGACGTCTAAGATTTACCGTCTAGTCGGTAACTGGTTCGACCGGCTGCAAAATAGATACGAGAAACTCCTGAACTGGTGTCTGGATCATAGAAAGTTGACGATAATGGCTGTGGGAGGGCTTTTTCTTATCAGTCTTACGCTTGTGTGGCCTCTGCACCTTGTGGGGACAGAATTTATGCCCAAACTTGACCAGGGAAGAATAGAAATAAATCTGGAGCTTCCCGTTGGTTCGCGGCTGGAAGCTACGGAAGAGGTGGTCAATAAAGTGGAGAAGATAGTACAGTCGAATACTCCTGAATTAGAGTACGTTCGTTCCAGAATCGGAACGGGTATGGGCTTCGGCGGTGGACGCGCTGGCGCTCATACTGCCCAGGTTGCTCTGGAGCTGGTTGATTTGAAAGAGAGAAAGAGGTCACAGTGGGAAATTATGGCTATGCTGAGAGAGAAACTAAAGAATATTCCCGGGGTAAGGATGAATCTTGGCGGGGGCCGCGGCGGGAGGATGATGATGGGCTTGGCAGGTAGCCCGATTTCTATAGAAATATATGGATACGATTTCGCAAAGGCTAAAGAGCTTTCCCAGCAGGTCAAGGAAATTGTGCAAGGCGCGCCTGGCGCAGTCGATGTGGAGACTGACTTTGAGGAAGCAAAGCCGGAATTCCAGATATACGTAGACCGAAAACGCGCCTCAGCTCTTGGACTGAACGTTTCCTCTATCGCTAATACCATACAGTCCAGTATCTACGGCGAAGTGGCAACTCAATTTCGCGAGAGAGGGGAAGAGTACCCGATTCTGGTAAGACTTAAGGAGAGCGACAGAAAAGATATAGAAGATATTAAGAATATACCAATCTTTACTTCTCAGGGTAAGAGGATTCCCTTGGGCACTCTTGTCGAAATGAGACCGGCAAAGGGACCCGTAACAATAAATAGGAAAATGCAAGAGCGGCTGATAACCGTGAGTGCAGATTATGAGGGAAGAGACCTGGGAGCTGTCGTCAGGGATATTAGCGGGAAGTTGAAAAACATTGTGGTTCCCCGGGACTTTTCCATAGTAATGGCAGGCGAAGCAAAGGAACAGAGAGAATCTTTTATGTGGTTGGGAATAGCACTTCTGGGAGCTATTTTCCTGGTATACATGGTTATGGCCAGCCAGTTCGAATCTTTGCTTGACCCTTTTATCGTTATGTTCACTTTTCCTCTTGCAATCATCGGGGTGGTCTGGCTTCTTTTCTTCTCCCATACCACCTTCAACATTATTGCCTTTATTGGGGTAATCATGCTTTCAGGCATCGCGGTCAATAATGGCATCGTGCTTGTGGATTATATCAATCTCCTCAGGGCACGGGGACTGGAGCTCAGACAGGCCATAATTCAAGGAGGAAGGACTAGAATTCGCCCTGTTTTGATGACTGCTTTAACTACTATTCTGGCAATGAGCCCTATGGCTTTAGGAATCGGTGAGGGCGCTGAACTCCGTTTTCCCTTAGCCAGAGCCGTAGTGGGAGGACTTATCGTGGCAACATTTTTTACGTTGGTGTTCATCCCGGTGCTCTATTCTATTTTTGAAACTCGCATCGCCAGAAGAAAGAATGCAAGGAGCAGGCGATGA
- a CDS encoding efflux RND transporter periplasmic adaptor subunit: MGRKVIWIVIIVLIIGIGYRVITRKENVDKKMRDVGEGLVPVAIQEVKSGDLELILSFVGDIKGEDQVTVYSEATGRLSRYLVEEGSWVKKDQVIALVDRAVTGMEFEEAKVKSPLSGTVGRLYLDKGSTIGLETPVALIARMDRVKVEFSIPEKDMVKVSKGKQARVRVDAYPDRTFNGKLTRLSPVVDPITRSAYAEITLPNPHHSLKPGMFAEIDIVVVSSKGAVVVPKDAILEEPNSGSSFVFVVAGGSAMKKVVETGISQQGLVEVKSGLNFGEKMVVTGQHYLKDGDRVEVVEQ; encoded by the coding sequence ATGGGAAGAAAAGTTATCTGGATAGTAATCATTGTTCTTATCATTGGAATAGGCTATCGAGTAATCACAAGGAAAGAAAACGTAGATAAAAAGATGAGGGATGTTGGTGAAGGCCTTGTCCCAGTAGCTATCCAGGAAGTGAAGTCGGGAGATTTAGAACTGATTCTCTCTTTTGTCGGAGACATCAAGGGAGAGGACCAGGTGACCGTCTATTCTGAAGCCACGGGCAGGCTTTCTCGGTATCTAGTAGAGGAAGGAAGCTGGGTAAAAAAGGACCAGGTCATAGCTTTAGTTGACCGGGCAGTCACTGGCATGGAGTTTGAGGAAGCAAAAGTGAAATCGCCTTTGAGCGGAACCGTGGGGCGTCTTTACCTTGACAAAGGAAGTACGATCGGGCTGGAAACCCCGGTAGCGCTAATTGCCAGGATGGACCGGGTTAAAGTGGAATTCAGTATTCCGGAAAAAGATATGGTGAAGGTTTCTAAAGGAAAACAAGCAAGGGTTAGAGTTGACGCTTATCCTGATAGAACCTTTAATGGAAAACTAACGCGCCTTAGCCCTGTTGTCGACCCCATCACCCGTAGCGCCTACGCCGAAATTACTCTTCCCAATCCTCATCACAGCTTGAAGCCAGGAATGTTTGCTGAGATAGACATTGTTGTAGTTTCCTCAAAAGGGGCTGTGGTAGTACCGAAGGATGCGATATTGGAGGAACCCAATTCAGGGAGTTCGTTCGTCTTTGTTGTTGCAGGCGGAAGCGCTATGAAAAAAGTGGTAGAAACAGGCATATCTCAACAGGGACTGGTGGAAGTAAAATCTGGACTCAATTTTGGTGAGAAAATGGTCGTTACCGGCCAACACTACCTTAAAGATGGGGATAGAGTGGAGGTTGTGGAGCAATGA
- a CDS encoding TolC family protein, with the protein MIHVRVKVISSVIILLACLSSLPSWAEEIKELTLEKSIEIALEGNKKILAAKERLGVAKGELIVARAGFLPTLSLGGNYLRLGEGQKISIGGGNDVVVRGQDTYTATATIEQPIFTWGRIKNSYRQASSNQRISEEDYRKEKNLLKFQVTESFYNLILAGELLNLSQESYAQMERHLLQVEERYENGLASKFDLLRARVELANLKPQLIRSRNSLTLAENRFKSLLGFPSRTEVRPQGELKYEATEIELSLAIEEALRNRPEIISLKEQENIALAQVRLASASNKPLLSTIYNYQFQKPYHWKDEWGKEWNAMVVLQFPIFSGFSTKGKVLQSRSQFKEVKYNLEGKNEEIELEVREIYLNLRQEEETIISQRENVGQAEEAMRIAEKRYTGGLITNLEFMDSQLAMTEAKTAYLQALANYQIAKAKLEKAMGR; encoded by the coding sequence ATGATTCACGTCCGGGTTAAAGTAATTTCAAGCGTCATTATTCTTCTCGCCTGCCTCTCATCCTTGCCTTCCTGGGCTGAGGAGATAAAGGAACTGACCTTGGAGAAAAGTATAGAAATTGCTCTGGAGGGAAATAAAAAGATCCTGGCGGCAAAAGAGAGACTGGGAGTAGCTAAGGGAGAATTGATTGTGGCCAGAGCTGGATTCTTGCCTACACTTTCTCTTGGGGGCAACTATCTTCGGCTGGGTGAGGGGCAGAAAATATCAATCGGGGGAGGAAATGACGTTGTCGTTAGGGGCCAGGATACGTATACTGCTACGGCAACGATTGAACAGCCTATCTTCACCTGGGGAAGAATCAAGAATAGCTACAGACAGGCCAGTTCAAATCAGAGGATAAGCGAGGAAGATTATAGAAAAGAAAAGAATCTTCTTAAATTCCAGGTAACCGAGTCTTTTTATAATCTCATCCTGGCCGGAGAACTCCTGAACCTTTCCCAGGAATCCTATGCTCAGATGGAGAGACATCTCCTGCAGGTAGAGGAGCGTTATGAGAATGGGTTAGCTTCTAAATTTGACCTCCTGCGAGCCAGAGTTGAGCTTGCCAACCTTAAACCTCAATTGATCAGGTCAAGGAACAGTCTGACCCTGGCTGAAAACCGCTTCAAGTCATTGCTTGGATTTCCTTCCCGGACAGAAGTGAGACCTCAAGGGGAACTCAAATACGAAGCAACGGAGATAGAGCTTTCCCTGGCCATAGAGGAGGCTCTAAGAAATAGACCGGAAATAATCTCCTTAAAAGAACAGGAAAACATCGCTCTCGCCCAGGTCCGCTTGGCGAGTGCCTCCAATAAGCCACTCCTTTCAACCATTTATAACTATCAGTTTCAGAAGCCTTACCACTGGAAAGATGAGTGGGGGAAGGAATGGAATGCCATGGTAGTTCTGCAGTTTCCGATTTTCAGCGGGTTTTCCACAAAGGGAAAAGTACTTCAGTCCCGATCGCAATTCAAAGAGGTGAAGTATAACTTAGAAGGCAAAAATGAAGAGATTGAACTTGAGGTAAGAGAAATATACCTTAATCTTCGCCAGGAAGAAGAGACAATTATTTCTCAGCGGGAAAATGTGGGCCAGGCTGAAGAGGCGATGCGCATTGCTGAAAAAAGGTATACTGGCGGACTGATAACTAACTTAGAATTCATGGATAGTCAGCTGGCAATGACAGAGGCCAAAACAGCTTACTTGCAGGCTCTGGCAAATTATCAAATAGCAAAGGCAAAACTTGAAAAAGCAATGGGCAGGTGA
- a CDS encoding TetR/AcrR family transcriptional regulator, which translates to MKREERKEKEKEAKIEGILSAAKRVFSRKGYEATTVKDIALEAGFGKASLYFYFKRKEEVFLSLIKEGLEGQRKLLKEIMNSQLSNGERLEAVVSKMFEYVGENREFMRIVHSESQKLYATTLREVRSYIIKEHRKTMEGIASIVQEGIKSGEFRKVEPTLAAASFMGIIRSVIFDWLVKDEKNPPDRYKLMVMDIFLKGISK; encoded by the coding sequence ATGAAAAGAGAGGAAAGGAAAGAGAAAGAAAAAGAGGCCAAAATAGAAGGGATTCTATCCGCAGCCAAAAGAGTCTTTTCCCGTAAAGGATATGAAGCAACTACTGTGAAGGATATTGCTTTAGAAGCTGGCTTTGGAAAGGCTAGCCTCTATTTCTATTTCAAGAGAAAAGAGGAGGTCTTCTTGAGCCTCATCAAAGAGGGACTAGAGGGACAAAGAAAATTGCTTAAAGAGATAATGAATAGCCAACTCTCCAATGGGGAAAGATTGGAAGCAGTCGTCTCCAAAATGTTTGAATACGTTGGAGAAAATAGAGAGTTCATGCGAATTGTACATTCCGAGTCCCAAAAGCTATACGCCACTACTTTGAGGGAAGTTCGTTCTTATATTATAAAAGAGCACAGAAAGACGATGGAAGGAATAGCCTCGATAGTTCAAGAGGGGATAAAGTCCGGGGAATTCAGGAAAGTTGAGCCAACCCTGGCAGCAGCCTCCTTTATGGGGATAATTAGGTCAGTGATCTTCGACTGGTTAGTTAAGGATGAGAAAAATCCTCCGGATAGATACAAGCTTATGGTAATGGACATTTTTCTTAAGGGGATTAGCAAATGA
- a CDS encoding rhomboid family intramembrane serine protease, with translation MAYRYYQQPLFSRRWGRAIKWLIIANVSVYIIQMFVGRNFLYIFGLVPYRVVKSLWLWQIITHMFLHGGLFHLLINLFVLWMFGKPIEREWGTKSFLKYYFTCGLGAGFFIFITSLNSRIPVVGASGAIYGILVAFAMLYPDSIIYLYFLFPIKAKHFVILIGAVALLAGISRGRSNIAHFGHLGGLLVGYVYLKFPLWKYRFHPERLFTFLRLPKISLKRKKKYETKSYKIEERINQILDKILLHGVDSLTAEEKKIMDEYSRKEKQ, from the coding sequence ATGGCTTACAGATATTATCAACAACCTTTATTCTCCCGTCGATGGGGCAGGGCGATAAAATGGCTAATAATCGCCAATGTTTCTGTATACATAATTCAGATGTTTGTAGGAAGAAATTTTCTGTACATTTTTGGTTTAGTCCCTTACCGGGTGGTGAAGAGTTTATGGCTCTGGCAAATAATCACCCACATGTTTCTTCACGGGGGACTATTCCACCTGTTAATAAATCTATTTGTCCTGTGGATGTTTGGAAAACCGATAGAGAGAGAATGGGGAACTAAATCCTTCCTTAAGTACTATTTTACCTGTGGTTTAGGAGCTGGCTTTTTTATCTTCATCACTTCACTAAATTCCAGAATCCCAGTTGTAGGAGCTTCAGGGGCAATCTACGGAATTCTCGTCGCATTTGCAATGCTATATCCCGATTCTATAATTTATCTATACTTCCTCTTTCCTATCAAAGCAAAACATTTTGTTATTCTGATTGGAGCTGTTGCCTTGTTGGCTGGGATTTCAAGGGGGAGGTCTAACATTGCCCATTTTGGTCATCTTGGCGGTTTATTAGTAGGTTATGTATATTTAAAGTTTCCCCTCTGGAAATATCGTTTTCATCCAGAAAGACTATTTACATTCTTACGGCTGCCAAAAATCAGTTTAAAAAGAAAGAAAAAATACGAAACTAAATCTTACAAAATTGAAGAGAGAATTAATCAAATTCTTGACAAGATTCTGCTACATGGTGTTGATAGTTTAACGGCAGAAGAGAAAAAAATCATGGACGAATACTCACGCAAGGAAAAGCAGTAA